From Pseudomonas sp. AN-1:
CCTGGACCAGCACGGTAGCCACCGGACCGCGGCCCTTGTCCAGGCGCGACTCGACCACCACGCCACGGCCCGGGGCCGACGGCGTGGCCTTCAGCTCGAGGACTTCGGCCTGCAGCAGCACGGCTTCGAGCAGCTCGTCGATGCCGGTACCGACCTTGGCCGATACGTGCACGAACGGCGCATCGCCGCCCCACTCTTCCGGGATCACATCCAGCGCGGCCAGGCCGTTCTTGATGTTGTCCGGATTGGCGTCCGGCTTGTCGATCTTGTTGACCGCGACCACGATCGGCACGCCAGCCGCTTTCGCGTGCTGCACGGCTTCCTGGGTCTGCGGCATCACGCCGTCGTCGGCCGCCACCACCAGGATGACCACGTCGGTCGCCTGGGCACCACGGGCACGCATCTGGGTGAACGCGGCGTGGCCGGGGGTGTCGAGGAAGGTGATCATGCCGCGATCGGTTTCCACGTGGTAGGCGCCGATGTGCTGGGTGATGCCACCCGCCTCGCCGGTCGCCACCTTGGTGCGGCGGATGTAGTCGAGCAGCGAGGTCTTGCCATGGTCGACGTGACCCATGACGGTGACCACCGGTGCGCGCGACGCGGCCTCGCCCTCGAACTTGAGGGATTCGGCCAGTTGCTCTTCCAGGGCGTTCTCGCTGACCAGCTTGACCTTGTGGCCCATCTCTTCGGCCACCAGCTGCGCGGTTTCCTGGTCGAGCACCTGGTTGATGGTCACCGGAGAGCCCATCTTGAACATGAACTTGACCACTTCGGCGCCCTTGACCGACATCTGCGCGGCCAGTTCGGCCACGGTGATGGTCTCGCCGATGCTCACTTCACGTACGATCGGGCCGGTCGGGCTCTGGAAGCCATGCTGGTTGCGCTTCTTCAGCTTGCCCTTGCCGCCACGGCCGCCACGACGGGCAAAACCGTCCTCGTCATCGCTGCGCGGAGCGACGCGCGGAGTCGGCGCCTTTTCCTTCAGCGACGGGCGATGCTGGGCCTGCTTGCGATCGCGACGCTCGTCGTCCTCGTTGCGCTTGGGTGCCGCGCGGCGAGCCTCTTCCTTGGCGCGCTCGGTAGTGGCCGGCTTGGCGGCCTCGACCTGGGCTGCCGCCACAGCGGCAGCTTCGGCGGCAGCCTGGCGGGCGGCCACTGCACGCAGGCGGGCTTCCTCGGCGTCGTCGACACGCCGGCGCGACTCCGGCCGGGCCGGCGCGGGGGCCGGGGCCTCGGCCTTCTGGCGCGCCGCCTCGGCGGCGGCGCGGTCGGCTGCCGCACGCTCCTCGGCAACACGCTTGTCGTCCACCTCGCGCTTGGGCGCGACCACCGCTTCGGCCGCTTCCGGCTTGACGAAGGTCTTCTTCTTGCGCACTTCGACGCTGATGGTCTTGCTGCCAGCCACCCGCAGGGTGCTGGTGGTCTTGCGCTTCAGGGTGATCTTGCTGGGCTCTTCCAGCTTTTCACCGTGGCTGCTCTTCAGGTGCGCCAATAGCTTCTGCTTCTCTTCGTCGGTCACTACTTGCTCGGCGCGGTTGTGCGGCAGACCTGCCTCACGCATTTGCTGCAGCAGGCGCTCTACCGGTGTATCGACCACCTGGGCCAGTTCTTTCACCGTGACTTGCGTCATGCACTTCTCTCCTCAGGCCGCGACCACTTACTCGAACCAATGGGCTCGGGCGGCCATGATCAGCTTGCCGGCACGCTCTTCAGTCATGCCGTCGATCTCGAGCAGGTCGTCAATCGACTGCTCGGCCAGGTCTTCGCGGGTGGGCACGCCACGCAGGGCCAGCTCGACAGCCAGCTCCTTGGTCATGCCGTCCAGTTCCAGCAAGTCATCTGCCGGATGGGCGTCCGCGAGCTTCTCTTCAGTGGCGATCGCCTTGGTCAGCAGGCGATCCTTAGCACGGGCGCGCAGCTCATTGACGATCTCTTCATCAAAGCCCTCGATGCTGAGCATCTCTTCCATGGGCACGTAGGCAATCTCTTCCAGGGTGG
This genomic window contains:
- the infB gene encoding translation initiation factor IF-2, which gives rise to MTQVTVKELAQVVDTPVERLLQQMREAGLPHNRAEQVVTDEEKQKLLAHLKSSHGEKLEEPSKITLKRKTTSTLRVAGSKTISVEVRKKKTFVKPEAAEAVVAPKREVDDKRVAEERAAADRAAAEAARQKAEAPAPAPARPESRRRVDDAEEARLRAVAARQAAAEAAAVAAAQVEAAKPATTERAKEEARRAAPKRNEDDERRDRKQAQHRPSLKEKAPTPRVAPRSDDEDGFARRGGRGGKGKLKKRNQHGFQSPTGPIVREVSIGETITVAELAAQMSVKGAEVVKFMFKMGSPVTINQVLDQETAQLVAEEMGHKVKLVSENALEEQLAESLKFEGEAASRAPVVTVMGHVDHGKTSLLDYIRRTKVATGEAGGITQHIGAYHVETDRGMITFLDTPGHAAFTQMRARGAQATDVVILVVAADDGVMPQTQEAVQHAKAAGVPIVVAVNKIDKPDANPDNIKNGLAALDVIPEEWGGDAPFVHVSAKVGTGIDELLEAVLLQAEVLELKATPSAPGRGVVVESRLDKGRGPVATVLVQDGTLRQGDMVLVGVNYGRVRAMLDENGKPIKEAGPSIPVEILGLDGTPDAGDELTVVADEKKAREVALFRQGKFREVKLARAHAGKLENIFETMGQEEKKTLNVVLKTDVRGSLEALQGSLEGLGNEEVQVRVVGGGVGGITESDANLALASSAVIFGFNVRADAGARKIVEQEGLDLRYYNVIYDIIEDVKKALTGMLGSDVRENILGIAEVRDVFRSPKFGAIAGCMVLEGTVHRNRPIRVLRDDVVVFEGELESLRRFKDDVAEVRNGMECGIGVKSYNDVRVGDKIEVFEKVQVARSL